One Thermococcus sp. genomic window carries:
- a CDS encoding ABC transporter permease translates to MAMGFGKYVTYRLVNAVIILFLAVLLMSALFTKLATIQLTAQVDSEVQQWVRGYTQSHHQAPSKELIEQYRAQRMHYYGLDKPYWERAWMYTIDTFFFKWGNSIPAVFGTHKVSEQIKTALGRTILLFTTAQVIIIFIGLALGVKSAQKPGSLLDRTISILAMLTTSLPMWWLGMLMILFFVVYLGWLPITLYSQTAVSGWGNILKKMSLPVLTIVTVSFGGWSWIIRNIMIGTMQEDFIMVARAKGVPERKVIYGHALKAAAPPIVTMIIFAMIGSLGGAIITEIVFNWPGMGRLYWEALQLNAVRTMMALNYMFAFLTVFSMVLADILYGYLDPRVRVGAAARS, encoded by the coding sequence ATGGCCATGGGTTTCGGCAAGTACGTGACGTACAGACTCGTGAACGCGGTGATTATTCTCTTCCTCGCCGTGCTCTTAATGTCGGCCCTCTTTACGAAGCTGGCCACAATCCAACTGACGGCGCAGGTTGATTCCGAAGTCCAGCAGTGGGTTAGAGGGTACACCCAAAGCCACCACCAGGCTCCCAGTAAGGAGCTGATAGAGCAGTATAGAGCACAGAGAATGCACTACTACGGCCTCGACAAACCATACTGGGAGCGCGCGTGGATGTACACTATAGATACGTTCTTCTTCAAATGGGGCAATTCTATTCCGGCGGTCTTTGGTACTCATAAAGTCTCGGAGCAGATTAAGACTGCCCTTGGAAGGACGATCCTGCTGTTCACAACCGCTCAGGTGATAATAATATTCATAGGGCTTGCCCTTGGTGTCAAAAGCGCCCAAAAGCCCGGAAGCCTCCTCGACAGGACGATATCCATACTCGCAATGCTTACCACCAGCCTGCCAATGTGGTGGCTCGGAATGCTCATGATACTGTTCTTCGTCGTCTACCTCGGATGGCTACCAATAACCCTCTACTCCCAGACAGCAGTTAGTGGATGGGGCAACATTCTCAAGAAGATGAGCCTCCCGGTTCTGACCATAGTGACGGTTTCCTTTGGAGGCTGGTCTTGGATAATAAGGAACATTATGATAGGAACCATGCAGGAAGACTTCATTATGGTCGCTAGGGCCAAGGGTGTCCCTGAGAGGAAGGTCATCTACGGCCACGCCCTTAAGGCTGCGGCTCCACCAATAGTCACCATGATAATCTTCGCCATGATAGGATCGCTCGGCGGTGCCATAATTACCGAGATCGTCTTTAACTGGCCGGGAATGGGCCGTCTCTACTGGGAGGCCCTCCAGCTCAACGCCGTGAGAACCATGATGGCCCTGAACTACATGTTCGCGTTCCTGACAGTGTTCTCAATGGTACTGGCGGACATACTCTACGGCTACCTTGACCCGCGTGTCAGGGTCGGTGCCGCCGCGAGGTCGTGA
- a CDS encoding LPXTG cell wall anchor domain-containing protein codes for MFLVAKPASAAEVPGDTLKIVQLAAQGSLFMGVFNPSPSGLTDVYTVRVWYFLGDRAVAMGPDAQYHPYRCQLVDIKYNVPVPDDAVIWNGTQKQWVAPYAGKTAKSAITWKCGLGTWVDGQPITLADYLFDYAMTWEWAYQDGKGDKFYSEDYANNYQGTLQLVMGLKVDKVTSDYIEYTLYQDFVVPYDKWSTAIGNFMEKPAFPWELYNVMSNMVANGVNGKEFSWSTTPQNGYQLDMIDPEQAPYFKAEAQALMKDPIPVWLSTLKPWLQKWGISEEQAGITADLAKAGYQGIIKWVDNYKNVLISDGPYYVEKYDPKAMTVILKLANNKRIGFPGTVNGKPLPWEPNWKEIDIYGTLNKDTAILAVAKGEYDFYWYATPYSDIAKVMQQYGKNLNPIKTIAVWWSLDLNLVGDPETGLVNSSGTLKFNPMALRGVRYAMNWLVNRQNIVSQILQGSGAPMFGPEVSGQVDAYMRIMTVAKALGFTPQGDENYALKLIDQAMNNAAKALAAKGHKLEKKDGKWYYDGEPVTLKVIARVEDQRLDEGKYIAQILQKAGFNVELLQWQRSQASKTVYGQDPRTLQWHVYTEGWVSSGIQSVTSIAWDFWFFDYYVDPNWATNYQNPMTVQDLVNTIADGDVNKFISTLDLKYYNTPDKLKPLLNWRGYDLAMVLAYNSWKGPNNTSVSIESLDQFWDLYKLAYGTHMLNSPRVYTVETWNFFLTNKKITVTMPDPISGLGSFLAARSVIPTPTKTTTTKTTTTTKTTTSKTTTTSKTTSSTSTSQASQSSGTQTTGGGTNTTTYAIIGIVIIIIIGAAWYFAKKK; via the coding sequence GTGTTCTTAGTTGCCAAGCCCGCCAGTGCAGCAGAGGTTCCAGGGGACACCCTTAAGATTGTCCAGCTTGCTGCCCAGGGCAGCCTCTTCATGGGTGTCTTCAACCCCTCACCAAGCGGACTCACTGACGTTTACACCGTCCGTGTCTGGTACTTCCTCGGAGACAGGGCCGTTGCGATGGGTCCCGACGCCCAGTACCACCCCTATCGCTGCCAGCTCGTTGACATAAAGTACAACGTCCCCGTTCCTGACGATGCAGTCATCTGGAACGGAACCCAGAAGCAGTGGGTTGCACCCTACGCGGGCAAGACCGCCAAGAGCGCAATCACCTGGAAGTGCGGTCTCGGAACCTGGGTTGACGGTCAGCCGATAACCCTCGCCGACTACCTCTTCGACTACGCCATGACCTGGGAGTGGGCATACCAAGACGGCAAGGGCGACAAGTTCTACAGCGAGGACTACGCCAACAACTACCAGGGAACCCTCCAGCTGGTTATGGGTCTAAAGGTTGACAAGGTCACCAGCGACTACATCGAGTACACCCTCTACCAGGACTTCGTCGTTCCCTACGACAAGTGGAGCACCGCCATCGGTAACTTCATGGAGAAGCCCGCCTTCCCGTGGGAGCTCTACAACGTCATGAGCAACATGGTCGCCAACGGAGTCAATGGCAAGGAGTTCTCATGGAGTACCACTCCCCAGAACGGTTACCAGCTCGACATGATCGACCCCGAGCAGGCTCCCTACTTCAAGGCCGAGGCCCAGGCCCTTATGAAGGACCCGATACCGGTCTGGCTCAGCACCCTCAAGCCCTGGCTCCAGAAGTGGGGCATCAGTGAGGAGCAGGCCGGAATCACCGCCGACCTCGCCAAGGCCGGCTACCAGGGAATAATCAAGTGGGTTGACAACTACAAGAACGTCCTCATAAGCGATGGCCCGTACTATGTTGAGAAGTACGACCCCAAGGCCATGACCGTCATCCTCAAGCTAGCCAACAACAAGAGGATTGGCTTCCCGGGAACCGTTAACGGCAAGCCCCTGCCGTGGGAGCCCAACTGGAAGGAGATAGACATCTACGGTACCCTCAACAAGGACACTGCTATTCTCGCCGTCGCAAAGGGCGAGTACGACTTCTATTGGTACGCTACCCCGTACAGCGACATAGCCAAGGTCATGCAGCAGTACGGTAAGAACCTCAACCCGATCAAGACCATCGCCGTCTGGTGGTCACTTGACCTCAACCTCGTCGGCGACCCCGAGACCGGTCTCGTCAACTCATCCGGAACCCTCAAGTTCAACCCGATGGCCCTCCGTGGCGTGAGGTACGCAATGAACTGGCTCGTCAACAGGCAGAACATTGTCAGCCAGATACTCCAGGGTAGCGGTGCCCCAATGTTCGGCCCGGAGGTCAGCGGACAGGTTGACGCTTACATGAGGATAATGACAGTCGCCAAGGCCCTCGGATTCACCCCACAGGGTGACGAGAACTACGCCCTCAAGCTCATCGACCAGGCAATGAACAACGCCGCCAAGGCCCTCGCAGCCAAGGGCCACAAACTTGAGAAGAAGGACGGCAAGTGGTACTACGACGGCGAGCCCGTGACCCTTAAGGTCATTGCCCGTGTCGAGGACCAGAGGCTTGACGAGGGTAAGTACATCGCCCAGATCCTCCAGAAGGCAGGCTTCAACGTCGAGCTCCTGCAGTGGCAGAGGAGCCAGGCCAGCAAGACTGTCTACGGTCAGGACCCGAGGACCCTCCAGTGGCACGTTTACACTGAGGGTTGGGTCAGCAGTGGTATTCAGTCTGTCACGAGCATTGCCTGGGACTTCTGGTTCTTCGACTACTACGTTGACCCGAACTGGGCAACCAACTACCAGAACCCGATGACCGTCCAGGACCTCGTCAACACCATAGCCGATGGCGACGTTAACAAGTTCATAAGCACCCTCGACCTCAAGTACTACAACACTCCCGACAAGCTCAAGCCACTCCTCAACTGGAGAGGCTACGACCTCGCCATGGTTCTCGCCTACAACAGCTGGAAGGGACCGAACAACACCAGCGTCAGCATCGAGAGCCTCGACCAGTTCTGGGACCTCTACAAGCTCGCCTACGGAACCCACATGCTCAACTCACCACGCGTCTACACCGTCGAAACCTGGAACTTCTTCCTGACCAACAAGAAGATAACCGTCACCATGCCCGACCCGATAAGCGGTCTCGGAAGCTTCCTCGCGGCAAGGTCGGTCATCCCGACCCCGACCAAGACAACCACTACCAAGACCACCACAACAACTAAGACCACCACGAGCAAGACCACCACTACCAGCAAGACCACCAGCAGCACCAGCACGAGCCAGGCCAGCCAGAGCAGCGGCACCCAGACCACCGGCGGAGGAACCAACACCACGACCTACGCCATAATCGGCATCGTCATAATCATCATAATCGGTGCCGCCTGGTACTTCGCCAAGAAGAAGTGA
- a CDS encoding dihydroorotase produces the protein MYELVLKGKFLFRGMVFEGSVGVNEGKIERISRLPLKGGETIELKSAIVLPGLIDTHVHLRDFKEKKKETVESGTKSALHGGITAVFDMPNTSPPVMDSRTFEKRLELFEGRAYADYALGFLLKDNCREAVNSGADFYKVFMGSSTGGIYSENFESDYSCSPEVLSVHAEDAEVIAKNPERPPEAESRAIKRALNVAESLKKPLNICHVSTRDGVEEILKRGFSWVTFEVTPHHLFLTRRDYERNPLLKVYPPLRTEEHRRALWENLPRVPIIASDHAPHTLEDKAEGAAGIPGLETEVALLLDAVNRGIMTLGEVVEKMHEGPIKAFGIMGRDFEVGGEATFTVVDPRREWRVKPEEFYTRAKWSPWEGRRLKGKVVMTLIRGRVVMEDDEIIGKPEGVRLNVQGR, from the coding sequence ATGTACGAGCTGGTTCTCAAAGGGAAGTTCCTGTTTCGTGGAATGGTCTTTGAAGGAAGCGTGGGGGTGAACGAGGGCAAAATAGAGAGGATCTCCCGGTTACCCCTGAAAGGGGGAGAGACGATAGAGCTTAAGTCGGCCATTGTTCTGCCCGGCCTTATCGATACCCATGTCCACCTCAGGGACTTCAAGGAAAAGAAAAAAGAGACAGTGGAGAGTGGCACGAAGTCTGCCCTTCATGGGGGCATTACGGCGGTTTTTGACATGCCCAACACCAGCCCACCTGTGATGGACTCCAGAACGTTTGAAAAGCGACTGGAACTCTTCGAGGGGAGGGCCTATGCTGATTATGCCCTCGGCTTCCTACTGAAGGACAACTGCAGGGAGGCCGTTAACTCGGGAGCGGACTTCTACAAGGTTTTCATGGGGTCATCGACTGGGGGGATATACTCGGAGAACTTTGAAAGCGACTACTCCTGCTCTCCGGAGGTTCTGAGCGTCCATGCCGAGGACGCGGAGGTTATAGCGAAGAACCCCGAGAGGCCTCCAGAAGCTGAGAGCCGGGCAATAAAGAGGGCCTTAAACGTTGCGGAAAGCTTGAAAAAGCCCCTTAACATCTGCCACGTCTCAACGCGCGATGGCGTGGAGGAGATACTGAAAAGAGGCTTTTCCTGGGTAACCTTTGAGGTGACGCCCCACCACCTCTTTCTAACTAGGAGGGACTACGAGAGAAACCCGCTCCTCAAGGTTTATCCGCCTCTCAGAACCGAGGAGCACAGGAGGGCCCTCTGGGAGAACCTCCCAAGGGTTCCAATCATAGCGAGCGACCACGCACCCCACACACTTGAGGATAAAGCTGAGGGAGCCGCTGGGATTCCCGGGCTTGAGACAGAAGTTGCCCTCCTCCTGGACGCGGTTAACAGGGGGATTATGACCCTTGGGGAGGTAGTGGAGAAGATGCACGAGGGGCCAATAAAAGCCTTTGGTATAATGGGAAGGGATTTCGAGGTCGGTGGGGAGGCGACGTTCACTGTGGTTGACCCAAGAAGGGAGTGGAGGGTTAAGCCCGAGGAGTTCTACACCAGAGCCAAGTGGAGCCCATGGGAAGGGCGTAGGCTTAAGGGGAAGGTCGTGATGACTCTGATAAGGGGAAGGGTCGTTATGGAGGACGATGAAATAATAGGAAAGCCTGAGGGGGTCAGGTTAAATGTACAGGGTCGTTGA
- a CDS encoding dihydroorotate dehydrogenase electron transfer subunit, producing the protein MYRVVEITETWEAGEGVRAFRFDGEFDLKAGQFVMVWLPGAGEKPFSLAWRDLIVVKRVGKFTSRLFELGEGDRLWVRGPYGRGFEARGERVALVAGGIGIPPLYALARQERGSFGEITLIYGAKSEREVVLLDVDKYVDEVVVTTDDGSLGRRGYPTDVLAERKEDFDWVYACGPEPMLKAVLRVMEYRNVQVSAERYMKCGIGVCGSCSLGKYLVCRDGPVFDGFQLRGLL; encoded by the coding sequence ATGTACAGGGTCGTTGAGATAACCGAGACTTGGGAAGCCGGAGAGGGGGTTAGGGCGTTCAGATTCGATGGGGAGTTCGACTTAAAAGCAGGCCAGTTCGTTATGGTCTGGCTACCGGGAGCGGGAGAAAAGCCCTTCAGCCTCGCCTGGCGCGACCTGATAGTTGTGAAGAGGGTCGGGAAGTTCACATCAAGGCTCTTTGAGCTTGGTGAAGGGGACAGGCTCTGGGTCAGGGGGCCCTACGGAAGGGGCTTCGAGGCGAGGGGGGAGCGGGTGGCTCTGGTCGCTGGTGGAATTGGAATCCCCCCGCTTTACGCCCTCGCGAGGCAGGAAAGGGGAAGTTTTGGGGAGATAACCTTAATATACGGGGCCAAAAGCGAGAGGGAGGTCGTTCTGCTGGACGTGGATAAGTACGTTGACGAGGTTGTTGTAACGACCGACGACGGCTCCCTGGGAAGGAGAGGCTACCCCACTGATGTTCTGGCCGAGAGAAAAGAGGACTTCGACTGGGTCTACGCATGTGGACCTGAACCAATGCTGAAGGCCGTTTTGAGGGTTATGGAATACAGGAACGTTCAAGTCTCTGCGGAGCGCTATATGAAGTGCGGAATAGGCGTCTGTGGGAGCTGTTCCCTGGGTAAGTACCTCGTCTGCAGGGACGGGCCGGTCTTTGATGGTTTTCAGCTGAGGGGACTACTCTGA
- a CDS encoding radical SAM protein: MKLTWEEFARKMGVEPQILENREARLLKKFVEEISYPSHCQFCQGLDLSNPNPVHHPSYELTPACNHDCIFCYSNVAVKLGKAPKPGYYGWDNPKAITVSQYGEPLLSPRIVEVNKMLRERFPNARLDLQTNGSLLTEELWKKLDFDIVMISLDAASREKHLEITNADTFEAVVNALRIVGRDKSVRSVVRTIFMPGINDEDIPKIAELASSLGVDEMHLQPLTIHELNVERLRKAGLDFERAESVRDLLKVSMRAREHIDVRISGCLLAQLKRMDALTLFSVKRVAREVAPVVKRERQK, translated from the coding sequence ATGAAGTTAACCTGGGAAGAATTCGCGAGAAAGATGGGGGTCGAGCCCCAGATCCTTGAGAACAGGGAGGCGAGACTCCTGAAGAAGTTCGTGGAGGAGATAAGCTACCCGAGTCACTGCCAGTTCTGTCAGGGGCTTGATCTGAGCAACCCGAACCCGGTTCACCACCCGAGCTACGAGCTAACTCCAGCGTGCAACCACGACTGCATATTCTGCTACTCAAACGTTGCCGTAAAGCTCGGGAAAGCTCCGAAACCCGGCTACTACGGCTGGGACAATCCGAAGGCGATAACCGTCTCCCAGTATGGAGAGCCCCTGCTAAGCCCCCGCATCGTTGAGGTTAACAAAATGCTCCGCGAGCGCTTTCCCAACGCGAGGCTCGATTTGCAGACCAACGGCTCGCTTTTGACCGAAGAACTCTGGAAGAAGCTCGATTTTGACATTGTTATGATAAGTCTTGACGCGGCAAGCAGGGAAAAGCATCTGGAGATTACGAACGCCGACACCTTCGAGGCAGTCGTTAACGCCCTGAGGATAGTTGGAAGAGACAAGAGCGTCCGCTCCGTGGTCAGAACAATATTTATGCCCGGGATAAACGATGAAGACATCCCGAAGATAGCCGAGCTGGCCTCTTCCCTTGGCGTTGACGAGATGCACCTTCAGCCACTCACAATACACGAGCTCAACGTGGAGCGCCTTAGAAAAGCCGGCCTCGACTTTGAGAGGGCCGAGAGCGTTAGAGATCTCCTCAAGGTGTCTATGAGGGCGAGGGAACATATTGATGTCCGGATAAGTGGCTGTCTTCTCGCCCAGCTCAAGAGGATGGATGCGCTGACACTCTTCAGCGTCAAGAGGGTCGCGAGGGAAGTTGCCCCGGTCGTGAAGAGGGAGAGGCAAAAGTGA
- a CDS encoding 7-cyano-7-deazaguanine synthase: protein MLKCSLCVNDERTARVEVVDGKPLCRECQVYLRHPIDRRAIRRELEELMEKVDRAIVAYSGGKDSVVALYLAKEVYRVPELEAVMIDHGLMAKEAIENAERIAGHLGVPFTLLRYDYSDIFRNALLKAQSPCRACSKRTMEKLRKYALKKGYKYIITGHELPFGHHPYRLMSGRVVQIRLLSMMSEKERFEILKKLPFEFPELPGYTTNCLVLGPALELYWEKHGHSFEHRRIAALVRYGLMSRERAEKELEKPKVPEWQWDLVRRKLGLDAL from the coding sequence ATGCTCAAATGCTCGCTATGCGTCAACGATGAGAGGACGGCGAGGGTAGAGGTAGTTGACGGAAAACCCCTCTGCAGGGAGTGTCAGGTCTATCTGAGGCATCCGATAGATAGAAGGGCCATCAGGAGAGAGCTCGAAGAACTCATGGAGAAAGTCGACAGGGCAATCGTAGCGTACTCCGGCGGAAAGGACAGCGTCGTTGCCCTCTATTTGGCCAAGGAAGTCTACAGAGTGCCGGAGCTTGAGGCGGTTATGATAGACCACGGCCTTATGGCCAAGGAGGCGATAGAGAACGCCGAGAGGATAGCGGGACACCTCGGGGTTCCCTTTACGCTCTTACGCTATGACTACTCCGATATCTTCAGGAATGCCCTTTTGAAGGCACAGAGTCCCTGCAGGGCCTGCTCAAAGAGGACGATGGAGAAGCTCAGGAAGTACGCCCTCAAAAAGGGTTACAAGTATATAATAACGGGCCACGAGTTGCCCTTTGGCCACCATCCCTACAGGCTGATGAGCGGTAGGGTAGTTCAGATAAGGCTCCTATCCATGATGAGCGAGAAGGAGCGCTTTGAGATTCTGAAAAAGCTCCCCTTCGAGTTTCCGGAGTTGCCCGGCTACACAACGAACTGCCTCGTCCTCGGTCCTGCATTAGAGCTCTACTGGGAGAAGCACGGCCACAGCTTCGAGCACAGAAGGATAGCGGCACTCGTAAGATATGGCCTGATGAGCAGGGAACGGGCCGAGAAAGAGCTTGAAAAACCTAAAGTGCCGGAGTGGCAGTGGGATCTCGTCAGAAGGAAGCTCGGCCTAGACGCTCTCTGA
- a CDS encoding DHHA1 domain-containing protein: MTEKLFYRDPYLKEAKARITGLEVKGKWVKLTLDRTIFYPEGGGQPSDRGRIEGNGFEVRVEKVTGKDEIVHEGVIEGRIPEVGEEVRLVLDWEWRYENMRAHTGQHILSAVIKGLYGAETTGFQIFPEYNKIEIDYSGELTWKDILEIERKTNEVIWGDVPVEVEVYEELPDELRSLLRKEVSSKVRPPIRIVRIGTVDVTPCGGTHVRSTGEVGFLKVLRIYRKSKKLLRVEFATGVRALKYLDELLEDYWSALNEMPNKNRPLVERVRELKKELEGLGAKRDSLRRELWEWKGRALLNEAMEVGGIKVVTHVESSPLKDAQAFAVNFVDKNPRTVIALAGKNYIILAKNWGVDLDMREVLKEVLSKVGGGGGGSENLARGGGFKETPERVLDVALEAIRERLGRASF; this comes from the coding sequence ATGACGGAGAAGCTTTTCTATAGAGACCCCTACCTTAAGGAAGCGAAGGCCAGGATTACCGGCCTCGAAGTTAAGGGAAAGTGGGTGAAGCTGACTCTGGATAGGACGATATTCTACCCCGAAGGCGGTGGACAGCCATCCGACAGAGGCCGGATTGAAGGGAACGGCTTTGAAGTGCGCGTTGAGAAGGTTACCGGAAAGGACGAAATCGTTCACGAGGGCGTTATTGAAGGCAGAATTCCGGAAGTCGGCGAGGAAGTGAGGCTTGTACTCGACTGGGAATGGAGATACGAGAACATGCGCGCCCACACAGGACAGCACATCCTCTCGGCGGTTATCAAAGGCCTCTACGGGGCCGAGACCACGGGCTTTCAGATATTTCCGGAATACAATAAGATAGAGATAGACTACTCTGGCGAGCTCACGTGGAAAGACATCCTTGAGATTGAGAGGAAGACGAACGAGGTCATATGGGGGGATGTACCCGTTGAGGTTGAGGTTTACGAAGAGCTCCCGGATGAACTGAGGTCACTCCTCAGGAAGGAGGTCTCCTCGAAGGTCAGGCCACCGATAAGGATAGTCCGCATCGGAACTGTCGATGTCACCCCTTGTGGTGGAACCCACGTAAGGAGCACTGGAGAGGTAGGCTTCCTCAAAGTTCTGCGCATTTACCGGAAGAGCAAAAAGCTCCTGCGCGTAGAGTTCGCGACGGGAGTAAGGGCTCTAAAATACCTCGATGAACTTCTTGAGGACTATTGGAGCGCCTTAAACGAAATGCCCAACAAGAACCGCCCGCTCGTTGAGAGGGTCAGGGAGCTAAAGAAAGAACTTGAGGGCCTTGGGGCTAAGAGGGACTCCCTCAGAAGGGAACTCTGGGAGTGGAAGGGAAGGGCATTGCTTAATGAGGCTATGGAAGTCGGCGGAATCAAGGTCGTTACCCACGTTGAGAGCTCGCCCTTGAAGGACGCCCAGGCCTTTGCGGTTAACTTCGTTGACAAGAACCCCAGAACGGTTATTGCTCTTGCTGGAAAGAACTACATAATCCTCGCGAAGAACTGGGGGGTAGACCTCGACATGAGGGAAGTCCTGAAGGAGGTTCTCTCAAAGGTCGGCGGGGGCGGTGGAGGAAGCGAAAACCTCGCCCGAGGAGGAGGGTTTAAAGAAACTCCCGAGAGAGTTTTGGACGTCGCTCTTGAGGCAATCAGAGAGCGTCTAGGCCGAGCTTCCTTCTGA
- a CDS encoding V-type ATP synthase subunit D: MAELLNVKPTRMELLNLKRRITLAKKGHKLLKDKQDALIMEFFTIYDEALNLRRELNLKMEEAFKALQMAEIDVGTLRLKEISLSVRPNKEIEIRKRNVMGVAVPLIEAESFRRSAGERGYAFVSSSAKVDVAADKFEEVLDLAVRLAEVEETLKRLAKEIETTKRRVNALEYIIIPRMEATVKFIKQRLDEMERENFFRLKRVKALIEARSQGT; the protein is encoded by the coding sequence ATGGCAGAACTGCTCAACGTGAAACCAACGAGAATGGAGCTCCTTAACCTGAAGAGGCGCATTACGTTAGCTAAAAAGGGTCACAAGCTCCTCAAGGACAAGCAGGACGCTTTGATAATGGAGTTCTTCACAATCTACGACGAGGCCCTCAACCTGAGGAGAGAGCTCAACCTCAAGATGGAGGAGGCCTTCAAGGCCCTCCAGATGGCCGAGATAGACGTCGGAACGCTCAGGCTGAAGGAGATAAGCCTCTCGGTCAGGCCAAACAAAGAGATAGAAATCAGAAAGAGGAACGTCATGGGCGTTGCGGTGCCACTCATCGAGGCCGAATCCTTCAGGAGAAGCGCCGGTGAGAGGGGCTACGCCTTCGTCTCCAGCTCCGCCAAGGTTGACGTTGCAGCCGACAAGTTCGAGGAAGTCCTCGACCTAGCGGTAAGACTAGCCGAAGTCGAGGAGACCCTCAAGAGGCTCGCAAAGGAGATAGAAACCACCAAGAGGCGCGTTAATGCCCTCGAATACATCATAATCCCGCGCATGGAAGCAACGGTCAAGTTCATCAAGCAGAGGCTTGACGAGATGGAGCGCGAGAACTTCTTCAGGCTGAAGAGGGTTAAGGCGTTAATCGAGGCTAGAAGCCAGGGGACTTAA
- a CDS encoding ATP synthase subunit B: MPGMEYSTVSKIYGPLMIVEGVKGVAYGEVVEIETESGEKRKGQVLEARENMAVVQVFEGTRDLDIKTTRVRFTGETLKVPVSMDMLGRIFNGIGKPIDGGPEIIPEDRRDVHGAPLNPVARAYPRDFIQTGISAIDGMNTLVRGQKLPIFSGSGLPHNMLAAQIARQAKVLGEEEQFAVVFAAMGITYEEANFFKKSFEETGAIERAVLFLNLADDPAIERIITPRMALTVAEYLAFDYDMQVLVILTDMTNYAEALREISAAREEVPGRRGYPGYMYTDLATIYERAGRVRGKKGSITQMPILTMPDDDITHPIPDLTGYITEGQIVLSRELHRKGIYPPIDVLPSLSRLMKDGIGKGRTREDHPQLAQQLYAAYAEGRSLRDLVAVVGEEALSETDRKYLRFADRFEREFVAQRYDEDRSIFETLDLGWELLAELPESELKRVRKEYILKYHPKYRKRA; the protein is encoded by the coding sequence ATGCCGGGAATGGAGTACTCGACAGTTAGCAAAATCTACGGGCCCCTCATGATCGTCGAGGGAGTTAAGGGCGTTGCCTACGGTGAGGTCGTTGAGATAGAGACCGAGAGCGGGGAGAAGAGGAAGGGTCAGGTGCTTGAGGCAAGGGAGAACATGGCGGTAGTTCAGGTCTTCGAGGGAACCCGCGACCTGGACATCAAGACAACCAGAGTCCGCTTCACCGGCGAGACCTTGAAGGTTCCCGTTTCAATGGACATGCTCGGCAGGATATTCAACGGAATAGGCAAGCCCATTGACGGCGGACCGGAAATAATCCCCGAGGATAGAAGGGACGTTCACGGTGCTCCGCTCAATCCCGTCGCCCGTGCCTACCCGAGGGACTTTATCCAGACCGGTATCTCAGCTATAGACGGTATGAACACCCTCGTTAGAGGTCAGAAGCTCCCGATATTCAGTGGCTCTGGTCTACCACACAACATGCTCGCGGCCCAGATAGCCAGACAGGCAAAGGTTCTCGGTGAGGAGGAACAGTTCGCTGTGGTTTTTGCCGCGATGGGTATAACCTACGAAGAAGCCAACTTCTTCAAAAAGAGCTTTGAGGAGACCGGAGCAATAGAGAGGGCGGTGCTCTTCCTTAACTTAGCGGACGACCCGGCCATCGAGAGAATCATCACCCCGCGTATGGCCCTTACGGTTGCAGAGTACTTAGCTTTCGACTACGACATGCAGGTCTTAGTTATCCTCACAGATATGACTAACTACGCGGAAGCTCTGCGTGAGATTTCGGCAGCTAGAGAAGAGGTTCCCGGAAGGAGGGGTTATCCGGGTTATATGTACACTGACTTAGCCACTATCTACGAAAGAGCCGGTCGCGTAAGGGGCAAGAAGGGAAGCATAACCCAGATGCCCATCCTGACGATGCCCGACGACGACATAACCCACCCGATTCCGGATTTGACCGGCTACATTACCGAGGGCCAGATAGTCCTCAGCAGGGAACTCCACAGGAAGGGCATCTACCCGCCGATAGACGTTCTACCTTCGCTTAGCCGTCTGATGAAGGACGGTATCGGTAAGGGAAGAACCAGAGAAGACCACCCGCAACTGGCTCAACAGCTCTACGCGGCCTACGCTGAAGGTAGATCGCTCAGAGACCTCGTTGCTGTCGTCGGTGAGGAGGCTTTGAGCGAGACCGACAGGAAGTACCTCAGGTTCGCCGACAGGTTTGAGAGGGAGTTCGTCGCCCAGAGGTATGATGAAGACAGGAGCATCTTCGAGACCCTCGACCTCGGCTGGGAACTCCTCGCGGAACTCCCGGAGAGCGAGCTCAAGCGTGTCAGGAAGGAGTATATCCTCAAGTACCACCCGAAGTACAGGAAGAGGGCTTAA